A part of Myxococcus landrumus genomic DNA contains:
- a CDS encoding FHA domain-containing protein: protein MPPRSRADETRVGAIPESRDDEPRRDDDDDNSEATRAGPPVQLLVLAGPDRGRKKRFQGVRMVVGRGKDCDFVLDDQSVSRRHLELVYSQSGVAMRDLGSISGTQVNDQRVDECILKHGDEIAIGKTRLRFVDEAEQIKELRVQAEAREAEEKREREEASKERDEARKAASSARGSDVDPNDPRLNEATNANYRVPEQLQAKNRENNKGKGAIAIPRTRPPPRAAAAESDSKVKLFIGLGGAVIVLLMLGLLFIPSKPPPPPPPDPSIERAKLLMQKARESVRADDYTAALGFVEEAEKLRPGVDEEGLGKAVAKEVEVRKVFQAARELMDAQNFDEARKILNAAPQGTAKSDDVRRKLEAELEEKDTAFRIAKMEEALTARDPDAARALLDRMPDVSKPAYSQRIQDLVAELAKESADDARRARAGRARAEELAKEERKRFIEEAFTDVERRFNGGDYQRAVLECDRVVEKYKADKDVRDRSRQLKTLIPQFQRTLDDAQKKLASNALESASKPLRRAAELYRQIGFQGSLGRTLDEQLASAALAAGQGALKKGDLAVAGSNFREALRLNPGDRRARDGLDELQKKVEELYMRAYIERDRDPSAAAMKFKIVIETAPEGSDTKRKAEMFLSELQP, encoded by the coding sequence TTGCCCCCCCGCTCGCGCGCGGACGAGACGCGCGTGGGTGCCATCCCGGAGTCGCGCGACGACGAGCCCCGCCGGGATGACGACGACGACAACTCCGAGGCGACCCGGGCCGGGCCGCCGGTGCAGCTCCTGGTGCTGGCGGGGCCGGACCGGGGGCGCAAGAAGCGCTTCCAGGGCGTGCGGATGGTCGTGGGGCGCGGCAAGGACTGCGACTTCGTGCTGGACGACCAGTCCGTGTCGCGCCGGCACCTGGAGCTCGTCTACAGCCAGAGCGGCGTGGCGATGCGGGACCTGGGGAGCATCTCCGGCACCCAGGTGAACGACCAGCGCGTGGACGAGTGCATCCTGAAGCACGGGGATGAAATCGCCATCGGCAAGACGCGGCTGCGCTTCGTGGACGAAGCGGAGCAGATCAAGGAACTGCGCGTCCAGGCGGAGGCCCGCGAGGCCGAGGAGAAGCGCGAGCGCGAGGAGGCCTCGAAGGAGCGCGACGAGGCCCGCAAGGCGGCGAGCTCGGCGCGGGGCTCGGACGTGGACCCGAATGACCCTCGCCTCAACGAGGCCACCAACGCCAACTACCGCGTGCCGGAGCAGCTCCAGGCGAAGAACCGCGAGAACAACAAGGGCAAGGGCGCCATCGCCATTCCCCGCACCCGTCCTCCCCCGAGGGCCGCCGCGGCGGAGAGCGACTCGAAGGTGAAGCTGTTCATCGGGTTGGGCGGCGCCGTGATTGTGCTGCTCATGCTGGGGCTCCTGTTCATCCCCTCGAAGCCGCCACCTCCTCCGCCGCCGGACCCGAGCATCGAGCGGGCGAAGCTGTTGATGCAGAAGGCGCGCGAGTCGGTGCGCGCGGACGACTACACGGCGGCGCTGGGCTTCGTCGAGGAGGCGGAGAAGCTGCGGCCGGGCGTGGACGAGGAGGGGCTGGGCAAGGCGGTGGCGAAGGAGGTGGAGGTCCGCAAGGTCTTCCAGGCCGCGCGCGAGCTGATGGACGCGCAGAACTTCGACGAGGCGCGGAAGATTCTCAACGCCGCGCCGCAGGGCACGGCGAAGTCGGACGACGTGCGCCGCAAGCTGGAGGCGGAGCTGGAGGAGAAGGACACGGCGTTCCGCATCGCGAAGATGGAGGAGGCGCTCACGGCCCGGGACCCGGATGCGGCGCGCGCGCTGCTGGACCGGATGCCGGATGTCAGCAAGCCCGCCTATTCGCAGCGCATCCAGGACCTGGTGGCGGAGCTGGCCAAGGAGTCCGCGGATGACGCGCGCCGGGCCCGGGCGGGACGCGCGCGCGCCGAGGAGCTGGCGAAGGAGGAGCGCAAGCGCTTCATCGAAGAGGCCTTCACGGACGTGGAGCGGCGCTTCAACGGCGGGGACTACCAGCGCGCCGTGCTGGAGTGCGACCGCGTGGTGGAGAAGTACAAGGCGGACAAGGACGTGAGGGACCGCTCGCGTCAGCTCAAGACGCTCATCCCCCAGTTCCAGCGCACGCTGGATGACGCGCAGAAGAAGCTGGCGTCCAACGCGCTGGAGTCCGCGTCGAAGCCCCTGCGCCGGGCCGCGGAGCTGTACCGACAGATTGGCTTCCAGGGTTCGCTGGGCCGCACGCTGGATGAGCAGCTCGCGTCGGCGGCGCTGGCGGCGGGGCAGGGGGCCTTGAAGAAGGGCGACCTGGCCGTCGCGGGCTCCAACTTCCGCGAGGCCCTGCGCCTCAACCCCGGGGACCGTCGCGCGCGCGACGGCCTGGATGAGCTGCAGAAGAAGGTGGAGGAGCTCTACATGCGCGCCTACATCGAGCGCGACAGGGACCCGTCCGCCGCGGCGATGAAGTTCAAGATTGTCATCGAGACAGCGCCCGAAGGCTCGGATACGAAGCGCAAGGCGGAGATGTTCCTGAGCGAGCTGCAGCCGTGA
- a CDS encoding ParB/RepB/Spo0J family partition protein — protein sequence MAAKSARKTAAAKPKPKPAATPRKPRRKKAAPQSRGLSPADVASDSVEYPTDILDAVREDGGEVLGVYREPLGGHPVVLAVLPIDKVEPTPYQRDLSEPHVKRLASAMERLDRFLDPVIAVRKDGRYWTPNGNHRLHASKLLGAKSIIALLLPDEDVAYQILALNTEKAHNLKERSLEVVRMYRGLVGAGRAGAEKSFAHLFEEPAFITLGAAYEQRPRFSAGAYHPFVKAVEDFLDLPLDKALAVREARAQKLLELDDAVVAVVNALKEKGMQSPYLKNFVVGRINFLRFRKGTSKPDFDDTVGKMLASALKFNLDSVKREDIGRMGGGPLEPDEEHA from the coding sequence ATGGCAGCGAAGTCCGCACGAAAGACGGCCGCCGCGAAGCCGAAGCCGAAGCCCGCGGCCACGCCCCGCAAGCCCCGCCGCAAGAAGGCGGCCCCCCAGTCGCGGGGCCTGTCTCCGGCCGATGTGGCGAGTGATTCGGTGGAGTACCCCACCGACATCCTCGACGCCGTGCGCGAGGACGGGGGTGAGGTCCTCGGCGTCTACCGCGAGCCCTTGGGGGGACACCCCGTGGTGCTCGCGGTGCTCCCCATCGACAAGGTGGAGCCCACGCCCTACCAGCGCGACCTGTCCGAGCCCCACGTGAAGCGGCTGGCCAGCGCGATGGAGCGACTGGACCGCTTCCTGGACCCCGTCATCGCCGTGCGCAAGGACGGCCGCTACTGGACACCCAACGGCAACCACCGGCTGCACGCCAGCAAGCTGCTGGGGGCCAAGTCCATCATCGCGCTGCTGCTGCCCGACGAGGACGTGGCCTATCAAATCCTCGCCCTCAACACGGAGAAGGCCCACAACCTCAAGGAGCGCTCGCTGGAGGTGGTCCGCATGTACCGGGGCCTGGTGGGCGCGGGCCGGGCCGGCGCGGAGAAGTCCTTCGCGCACCTCTTCGAGGAGCCCGCCTTCATCACCCTCGGCGCCGCCTACGAGCAGCGCCCCCGCTTCTCCGCGGGCGCCTACCACCCCTTCGTCAAGGCGGTGGAGGACTTCCTGGACCTGCCGCTGGACAAGGCGCTCGCCGTGCGCGAGGCGCGGGCCCAGAAGCTGCTCGAGCTCGACGACGCGGTGGTGGCGGTGGTCAACGCCCTCAAGGAGAAGGGGATGCAGAGCCCCTACCTCAAGAACTTCGTCGTCGGCCGCATCAACTTCCTGCGCTTCCGCAAGGGCACGAGCAAGCCGGACTTCGACGACACCGTGGGGAAGATGTTGGCCAGCGCCCTCAAGTTCAACCTCGACTCCGTCAAGCGCGAGGACATTGGCAGGATGGGCGGCGGCCCTCTGGAGCCGGACGAAGAGCACGCGTAG
- a CDS encoding sigma-54-dependent transcriptional regulator: MTTSTVLVVDDDRANLDSVTRIFQRESMATLAATNGTEALEMLRRPEVMVMVTDLMMPGMDGQELLRAARTIRPDVEVVLMTAYGTVETAVAAMKDGAYDFITKPLKRHALVKAVQKALEKRALVSENQTLKAKLAEMSAAGGRSMVGQSPAFRAMLDTIRQAAPSTATVLLLGESGTGKELAARSVHEYSSRAKGTFVAVNCGALPENILEAELFGVERGAFTGAVARREGRFERAHGGTLFLDEVGEMPLSAQVKLLRALAEGEIERLGGTQTVKVDVRLVAATNKDLQKEVAEGRFREDLYYRLNVVEIRVPALASRREDIPLLADAFLRRFAAKNGKALRGFSPEALQTLENYAWPGNVRELEHAVERAVVLARGEVLEASDLPESVRKGPLGAASQLVIPIGTPMEEVERRVIHETLRHTKGDKTLAARLLGIAARTIYRKLEREQSSGGEPTPGTDD, translated from the coding sequence ATGACCACCTCGACCGTCCTCGTCGTCGATGACGACCGCGCCAACCTCGACTCCGTGACGCGCATCTTCCAGCGGGAGAGCATGGCCACGCTGGCCGCCACCAACGGCACGGAGGCGCTGGAGATGCTGCGCCGTCCCGAGGTCATGGTGATGGTGACGGACCTGATGATGCCGGGCATGGACGGGCAGGAGCTGCTGCGCGCGGCGCGCACCATCCGCCCCGACGTGGAGGTGGTGTTGATGACCGCCTACGGCACGGTGGAGACCGCCGTGGCCGCGATGAAGGACGGCGCCTACGACTTCATCACCAAGCCCCTCAAGCGCCACGCGCTGGTGAAGGCCGTGCAGAAGGCGCTGGAGAAGCGGGCGCTCGTCTCGGAGAACCAGACGCTCAAGGCGAAGCTGGCGGAGATGAGCGCCGCGGGCGGGCGGAGCATGGTGGGCCAGTCCCCCGCCTTCCGTGCCATGCTGGACACCATCCGCCAGGCGGCCCCGTCCACCGCCACCGTGCTGCTCCTGGGTGAGTCCGGCACGGGCAAGGAGCTGGCGGCGCGCTCGGTACATGAGTACTCCAGTCGCGCCAAGGGCACCTTCGTCGCCGTCAACTGCGGCGCGCTGCCGGAGAACATCCTGGAGGCGGAGCTGTTCGGCGTGGAGCGCGGGGCCTTCACCGGCGCGGTGGCCCGGCGCGAGGGCCGCTTCGAGCGCGCCCATGGCGGCACGCTCTTCCTGGATGAAGTGGGTGAGATGCCCCTGTCCGCCCAGGTGAAGCTCCTGCGCGCGCTGGCCGAGGGCGAAATCGAGCGCCTGGGTGGCACGCAGACGGTGAAGGTGGACGTGCGGTTGGTGGCCGCCACCAACAAGGACCTGCAGAAGGAAGTGGCCGAGGGCCGCTTCCGCGAGGACCTCTACTACCGACTCAACGTGGTGGAGATTCGCGTCCCCGCGCTGGCCTCGCGCCGAGAGGACATCCCGCTGCTGGCGGACGCGTTCCTGCGCCGCTTCGCCGCGAAGAACGGCAAGGCCCTGCGCGGCTTCTCCCCGGAGGCGCTCCAGACGCTGGAGAACTACGCCTGGCCCGGCAACGTGCGAGAGCTGGAGCACGCCGTCGAGCGCGCGGTGGTGCTGGCGCGAGGCGAGGTGCTGGAAGCCAGCGACCTGCCGGAGTCGGTGCGCAAGGGCCCGCTCGGCGCGGCGTCACAGCTCGTCATTCCCATTGGAACCCCCATGGAAGAGGTGGAGCGGCGGGTGATCCACGAGACGCTGCGCCACACCAAGGGCGACAAGACCCTGGCCGCACGGCTGTTGGGCATCGCCGCGCGCACCATCTACCGCAAGCTGGAGCGCGAGCAGTCGTCCGGCGGCGAACCCACCCCCGGCACCGACGACTGA
- a CDS encoding cyclic nucleotide-binding domain-containing protein, translating to MSESSLRELGMDLLEERQFERALAVFAEAVRRVPADHRSRMLAARCLAELGERERAVTSYHACAEGLLRRDYLLSAMAACKLALDLSPNERRLRDTLIRVHSRAVRSAPGRAVVPPPLPPETLYDGKVDTDLMGLVGEELSNRAIEVLAAPDPGGAADPNSRPPLPLFADLDRDAFIDLVGRMNWRRVRPEEVVSREGEPADHLCVLVAGKAEVTRQMDGEAKTLGFLGGGSIFGEIALLTGAPPTATVAAVSDTEVFEIRREHLNAMAKLFPAVPQVLADFAQQRMARNLMATSPMFQALPESERGALLQRFTFRALQGHEKVLVEGEHSPGLFIVLAGELVVQKEDPAGGTVTLGVLREGEVAGEISLLTGLRATATVVVTRKTAAAFLERNAFHELVRSFPHIRTYLEQLSDRRLKQIGEALRPAEIIDADELVLEPEAA from the coding sequence ATGAGCGAGTCGTCGCTGCGTGAACTCGGGATGGACCTCCTCGAGGAGCGTCAGTTCGAGAGGGCCCTGGCCGTGTTCGCGGAGGCGGTGCGCCGGGTCCCGGCGGACCACCGCTCGCGGATGCTGGCGGCCCGGTGTCTGGCGGAGCTGGGCGAGCGCGAGCGCGCCGTCACGTCGTACCACGCGTGCGCCGAGGGACTCCTGCGCCGCGACTACCTCCTGTCCGCCATGGCCGCGTGCAAGCTGGCCCTGGACCTGTCTCCCAACGAGCGGCGCCTGCGCGACACGCTCATCCGCGTCCACTCGCGCGCGGTGCGCAGCGCTCCGGGCCGCGCCGTCGTGCCCCCGCCGCTGCCGCCGGAGACGCTCTACGACGGCAAGGTGGACACGGACTTGATGGGGCTCGTCGGCGAGGAGCTGTCCAACCGCGCCATCGAGGTGCTCGCCGCGCCGGACCCGGGCGGCGCCGCGGACCCCAACAGCCGGCCTCCGCTGCCGCTGTTCGCGGACCTGGACCGCGACGCGTTCATCGACCTGGTGGGCCGGATGAACTGGCGCCGGGTGCGGCCGGAGGAAGTGGTGAGCCGCGAGGGCGAGCCCGCCGACCACCTCTGCGTGCTCGTCGCGGGCAAGGCGGAGGTGACGCGGCAGATGGACGGTGAGGCCAAGACGCTGGGCTTCCTGGGCGGCGGCTCCATCTTCGGTGAGATTGCCCTGCTGACGGGCGCGCCGCCGACGGCCACGGTGGCCGCGGTGTCCGACACGGAGGTCTTCGAGATTCGCCGCGAGCACCTCAACGCGATGGCGAAGCTCTTCCCCGCGGTGCCGCAGGTGCTGGCGGACTTCGCGCAGCAGCGCATGGCGCGAAACCTGATGGCCACCTCGCCCATGTTCCAGGCGCTGCCGGAGTCGGAGCGGGGCGCGTTGCTCCAGCGCTTCACCTTCCGCGCGCTGCAGGGCCACGAGAAGGTGCTGGTGGAGGGCGAGCACTCGCCGGGCCTGTTCATCGTGCTGGCCGGAGAGCTGGTGGTGCAGAAGGAGGACCCGGCGGGTGGCACCGTGACGCTGGGCGTGCTGCGCGAGGGCGAGGTCGCCGGCGAAATCTCCCTGCTGACGGGCCTGCGCGCCACGGCCACCGTGGTCGTCACGCGCAAGACGGCGGCGGCCTTCTTGGAGCGCAACGCGTTCCACGAGCTGGTCCGCTCCTTCCCGCACATCCGGACGTATCTGGAGCAGCTGTCGGACCGGCGGCTGAAGCAGATTGGCGAGGCCCTCCGGCCCGCCGAAATCATCGACGCGGACGAGCTGGTGCTCGAGCCCGAGGCGGCGTGA
- a CDS encoding TldD/PmbA family protein, whose amino-acid sequence MDYQKLAKRIVQRATKKGALQAEAFLEVGRQSTVRVREGQIEDLTQSTSKGVGLRVIVKGRLGFAFTSDFEPSGLERLVDQALKLAEAAAPSKLNGLPGAKELGRLGDTGALYDPAVANLPGDWKVKAALELEKAGRAEDSRVTTFNAVGAGDFVSEVYVASSEGMSGGYSGTYVYLYALPVASADGQLQKGYWLDYKRFLDDLESPESIGREATRRAVRMLGARRVKTQQVPVVFDPLVAASFVSGVARAANGNAVHQQASMFAARQGQRLAGEHVTLVDNGLLPRGLATAPFDGEGVPTRRTPIIDRGMLTHFLYDAFTARKAKARPTGNAKRGYNALPTIGTSNLYLEPGQKPPEELIREVDRGFYVTSLLGHGANPVTGELSAGANGLWIENGELTHAVQEVTVAGNVLKMLQDLDGVGNDLQFRGGAAGAPTVRFRGLTLSGE is encoded by the coding sequence ATGGACTATCAAAAGCTCGCGAAGCGAATCGTCCAGCGCGCCACGAAGAAGGGCGCCCTCCAGGCGGAGGCCTTCCTGGAAGTGGGCCGCCAGAGCACGGTGCGCGTGCGCGAAGGACAGATTGAGGACCTCACCCAGTCCACGTCCAAGGGCGTGGGCCTGCGCGTCATCGTGAAGGGCCGGCTGGGCTTCGCCTTCACGTCGGACTTCGAGCCCTCGGGCCTGGAGCGGCTGGTGGACCAGGCACTGAAGCTGGCCGAGGCCGCCGCCCCCAGCAAGCTCAACGGCCTGCCCGGCGCGAAGGAGCTGGGCCGACTGGGCGACACCGGGGCGCTCTATGACCCGGCGGTGGCGAACCTCCCCGGAGACTGGAAGGTGAAGGCCGCGCTGGAGCTGGAGAAGGCGGGCCGGGCGGAGGACTCGCGCGTCACCACCTTCAACGCGGTGGGCGCCGGGGACTTCGTCTCCGAGGTGTACGTCGCGTCCTCGGAAGGAATGTCCGGGGGCTACTCGGGCACGTACGTGTACCTGTACGCGCTGCCGGTGGCCTCCGCGGACGGCCAGCTCCAGAAGGGTTACTGGCTCGACTACAAGCGCTTCCTCGATGACCTGGAGTCGCCGGAGTCCATCGGCCGGGAGGCCACGCGCCGCGCGGTGCGCATGCTGGGCGCCCGGCGAGTGAAGACGCAGCAGGTGCCCGTGGTGTTCGACCCACTCGTCGCCGCGTCCTTCGTGTCGGGCGTGGCCAGGGCGGCCAACGGCAACGCCGTGCACCAGCAAGCCAGCATGTTCGCCGCGCGCCAGGGACAGCGGCTCGCGGGAGAGCACGTCACGCTGGTGGACAACGGCCTGCTGCCGCGAGGACTCGCCACCGCGCCGTTCGATGGCGAGGGAGTGCCCACCCGGCGCACCCCCATCATCGACCGGGGCATGCTCACCCACTTCCTCTACGACGCGTTCACCGCTCGCAAGGCGAAGGCGCGCCCCACCGGTAACGCCAAGCGCGGCTACAACGCGCTGCCCACCATCGGCACCAGCAACCTGTACCTGGAGCCCGGCCAGAAACCGCCCGAGGAGCTCATCCGCGAGGTGGACCGGGGCTTCTACGTCACGTCGCTGCTCGGCCATGGCGCGAACCCCGTCACGGGTGAGCTGTCCGCGGGTGCCAACGGCCTGTGGATTGAGAACGGCGAGCTGACGCACGCGGTGCAGGAGGTCACCGTGGCGGGCAACGTCCTGAAGATGCTCCAGGACCTGGACGGCGTGGGCAACGACTTGCAGTTCCGCGGCGGCGCGGCGGGTGCGCCCACTGTCCGCTTCCGAGGTCTCACGCTCTCCGGGGAGTAG
- the gspC gene encoding type II secretion system protein GspC: MELFFRKYFWTVTLLFIALVALLAAKTVNLFVESAISPVPTSGANARAPTQARQQTAMALPDMEGLSRVTGIKIPEPEKPVVEPTTPVADLNAEPVKSGLRVKLLGTLVASNPDWSFASIQDMVTQRAQTYMKGNELQGATVHEIERERVIIINNGRKEFIDGNPGDGAATFVPPTPPVATANTSTSGIRAVSDNEYEVPRAEIDKTLNNLNDVAMQARIVPAFKDGQAVGFKLFSIRPDSIYSKIGVQNGDVIRRINGFDLNSPEKALEVYSKMKDASRIEIEIERNGAPIRKSYNVR; encoded by the coding sequence ATGGAACTCTTCTTTCGCAAATACTTCTGGACAGTGACCCTGCTGTTCATCGCGCTCGTCGCCCTGTTGGCGGCGAAGACGGTGAACCTGTTCGTCGAGTCCGCCATCTCCCCGGTGCCGACGTCGGGAGCCAACGCGCGTGCGCCCACCCAGGCACGCCAGCAGACGGCGATGGCCCTGCCCGACATGGAGGGACTGTCGCGGGTGACGGGCATCAAGATTCCGGAGCCGGAGAAGCCGGTCGTCGAGCCCACGACTCCAGTGGCGGACCTCAACGCGGAGCCGGTGAAGAGTGGCCTTCGCGTGAAGCTGCTGGGCACGCTCGTCGCGAGCAACCCGGACTGGTCCTTCGCCTCCATCCAGGACATGGTGACCCAGCGCGCGCAGACGTACATGAAGGGCAACGAGCTGCAAGGCGCCACCGTTCACGAAATCGAGCGTGAGCGCGTCATCATCATCAACAACGGCCGCAAGGAGTTCATCGACGGCAACCCGGGTGACGGCGCGGCGACGTTCGTTCCACCCACGCCGCCGGTGGCGACGGCCAACACCTCCACCAGTGGCATCCGCGCTGTCAGCGACAACGAGTACGAAGTGCCTCGCGCGGAAATCGACAAGACGCTCAACAACCTCAACGACGTGGCCATGCAGGCGCGAATCGTCCCCGCCTTCAAGGACGGACAGGCCGTGGGGTTCAAGCTCTTCTCCATCCGTCCGGACTCCATCTACTCGAAGATTGGCGTCCAGAACGGTGACGTCATCCGCCGCATCAACGGATTCGACCTCAACAGCCCGGAGAAGGCGCTGGAGGTCTATTCCAAGATGAAGGACGCATCCCGCATTGAAATCGAGATCGAGCGCAACGGAGCGCCGATCCGCAAGTCCTACAACGTTCGTTAA
- a CDS encoding TldD/PmbA family protein: MPRASAPPRRAPPSQLAPLAARRPVPAPLLPQGLLERLLAVAMERGGDFAEVYVERTHSTSVVLEESRIKSAQTGLVQGVGVRVISGGKVGYAFSDDWDEPALLRAASTAAMIAQSTGAERAFPVSRVAVPSHYHVPTPLSDVEVALKASLLTRADKAARAFDSRVTQVNAAYVDQTRRIAVANTEGRYTEDTQDLCRLSVHVVAQGKKNERRTGMYGGGGRVPFTHWETFPPEEVAREAARQAVATLGAVDCAAGPQTVVLAPGWSGILLHEAVGHGLEADFIRKGTSLFAGKLGEKVASELVTVIDDGTVSSGRGSINIDDEGTPGERKVLIENGVLKGYLYDSLNAKLMGQRSTGSGRRESFRHLPIPRMTNTFLAPGNHHPEDILKEVKRGLYCATFGGGQVDISNGNFVFEVSEAYQIEDGKLGRPVKNATLIGVGPEALKNVSRVGCDPRPDPGMGVCGKNGQSMPVGVGLPTVRIDNVTVGGTQVG; the protein is encoded by the coding sequence ATGCCCCGAGCGTCCGCGCCGCCCCGGCGCGCCCCCCCGTCCCAACTGGCCCCCTTGGCGGCCCGGCGGCCCGTGCCCGCGCCCCTCCTGCCCCAGGGGCTCCTGGAGCGGCTGCTCGCCGTGGCCATGGAGCGAGGGGGAGACTTCGCCGAGGTCTACGTGGAGCGCACCCACAGCACCAGCGTGGTGCTCGAGGAGTCTCGCATCAAAAGCGCCCAGACGGGCCTGGTGCAGGGCGTGGGCGTGCGGGTCATCTCCGGAGGCAAGGTGGGCTACGCCTTCTCCGACGACTGGGACGAGCCCGCGCTCCTGCGGGCGGCCTCCACGGCGGCCATGATTGCCCAGTCCACGGGCGCGGAGCGGGCCTTCCCTGTCTCCCGCGTGGCGGTCCCCAGCCACTACCACGTCCCCACCCCGCTCTCGGATGTGGAGGTGGCGCTGAAGGCGTCCTTGCTGACCCGCGCGGACAAGGCCGCCCGGGCCTTCGACTCGCGGGTGACGCAGGTCAACGCCGCGTATGTCGACCAGACGCGCCGCATCGCCGTGGCCAACACGGAGGGGCGCTACACCGAGGACACCCAGGACCTGTGCCGCCTGTCGGTGCACGTGGTGGCCCAGGGCAAGAAGAACGAGCGGCGCACGGGCATGTACGGCGGCGGTGGCCGGGTGCCCTTCACCCACTGGGAGACCTTTCCCCCCGAGGAGGTGGCGCGCGAGGCGGCTCGGCAGGCGGTGGCCACGCTGGGCGCGGTGGACTGCGCGGCGGGCCCCCAGACGGTGGTGCTGGCGCCGGGCTGGAGCGGCATCCTGCTGCACGAGGCGGTGGGCCACGGCCTTGAAGCGGACTTCATCCGCAAGGGGACGTCGCTGTTCGCCGGCAAGCTGGGCGAGAAGGTCGCCTCCGAGCTCGTCACCGTCATCGACGACGGCACGGTGTCCAGCGGCCGAGGCTCCATCAACATCGACGACGAGGGCACGCCGGGCGAGCGCAAGGTGCTCATCGAGAACGGCGTGCTCAAGGGCTATCTCTACGACAGCCTCAACGCGAAGCTGATGGGCCAGCGCTCCACGGGCAGCGGCCGGCGGGAGTCCTTCCGCCACCTGCCCATTCCGCGCATGACGAACACGTTCCTCGCGCCGGGCAACCACCATCCGGAGGACATCCTCAAGGAGGTGAAGCGCGGGCTGTACTGCGCCACGTTCGGCGGCGGGCAGGTGGACATCAGCAATGGCAACTTCGTCTTCGAGGTGAGCGAGGCGTACCAGATTGAAGACGGCAAGCTGGGCCGTCCGGTGAAGAACGCCACGCTCATCGGCGTGGGTCCGGAGGCCCTCAAGAACGTGTCCCGCGTGGGGTGCGACCCTCGGCCGGACCCGGGTATGGGCGTCTGTGGAAAGAACGGGCAGTCGATGCCGGTGGGCGTGGGGCTTCCCACAGTCCGCATCGACAACGTCACCGTGGGCGGAACCCAGGTCGGCTGA